A DNA window from Mucilaginibacter xinganensis contains the following coding sequences:
- the accC gene encoding acetyl-CoA carboxylase biotin carboxylase subunit — MQKILVANRGEIALRIMRSAREMGIKTVAVYADADRNALHVRYADEAVHIGESPSSKSYLVGSKIIDACRKTGAEAIHPGYGFLSENASFARQVREAGLILIGPSPEAMEIMGNKLSAKAAALKYNIPMVPGTEQAITDINEAKLRAVEVGFPILIKAAAGGGGKGMRVVENVTEFEEQMHLAVSEAVSAFGDGAVFIERYVSSPRHIEIQVLGDSHGNILHLFERDCSVQRRHQKVIEEAPSSGLTPAIREQMGKCAVDVARSVNYTGAGTVEFIMDEQLNFYFLEMNTRLQVEHPVTELISGVDLVKEQIKIARGEAISFKQEDLKINGHAIELRVYAEDPDNNFLPDIGTLQTYVTPKGPGVRVDDGFEQGMEIPIYYDPMIAKLVSYGKDREEAIERMIRAIDEYHITGITTTLGFGKFVMQHEAFVSGNFDTHFVKKYFTPGSLQNDADDEAKIAAMVFERLLGEKKLKIAAVADGEISNWVKNRR; from the coding sequence ATGCAAAAAATCCTTGTAGCTAACCGTGGCGAAATAGCCTTAAGAATTATGCGCTCGGCGCGCGAAATGGGTATTAAAACAGTAGCTGTTTATGCAGATGCTGACCGTAATGCGCTCCATGTACGCTATGCTGATGAAGCTGTACATATAGGAGAATCACCATCAAGTAAGTCATACCTTGTAGGAAGCAAAATTATTGACGCCTGCCGCAAAACAGGGGCCGAAGCTATTCATCCCGGGTATGGTTTTTTGAGCGAAAATGCCTCATTTGCCCGCCAGGTTAGGGAGGCGGGGTTGATTTTGATCGGCCCATCGCCCGAGGCAATGGAAATAATGGGCAACAAGCTGTCGGCAAAAGCTGCGGCGCTAAAATATAATATCCCCATGGTACCGGGAACAGAGCAAGCTATTACAGATATTAATGAAGCTAAACTACGCGCTGTCGAAGTGGGGTTTCCTATATTAATAAAGGCTGCTGCCGGCGGCGGCGGAAAAGGGATGCGGGTTGTTGAAAACGTAACAGAGTTTGAAGAACAAATGCACCTGGCCGTATCAGAAGCTGTTTCAGCGTTTGGCGACGGCGCTGTATTTATTGAGCGCTATGTATCGTCGCCGCGGCATATAGAGATCCAGGTGCTGGGCGATAGTCATGGAAATATCCTGCATTTGTTTGAACGCGATTGCTCTGTGCAGCGCCGCCACCAAAAAGTAATTGAGGAAGCTCCTTCGTCGGGACTAACGCCGGCAATTAGAGAGCAGATGGGCAAATGTGCGGTTGATGTAGCAAGATCTGTTAATTACACGGGCGCGGGTACGGTGGAATTTATAATGGACGAGCAATTAAACTTCTACTTTTTAGAAATGAATACCCGCCTGCAGGTGGAACACCCAGTTACTGAGCTGATTAGCGGGGTTGACCTGGTAAAAGAACAGATAAAAATAGCAAGGGGCGAAGCCATTAGTTTTAAACAGGAGGACCTTAAAATCAACGGGCACGCTATAGAGCTGCGTGTTTATGCGGAAGACCCTGACAATAACTTTTTACCGGATATTGGTACCCTGCAAACTTATGTTACCCCAAAGGGGCCAGGGGTTAGGGTAGATGATGGCTTTGAACAGGGAATGGAAATCCCAATATATTACGATCCCATGATTGCCAAGTTGGTAAGTTATGGTAAGGACCGGGAGGAAGCCATTGAACGAATGATTCGCGCTATTGATGAATACCATATCACCGGGATAACAACAACATTGGGTTTCGGAAAGTTTGTAATGCAGCATGAAGCGTTTGTGTCAGGTAACTTTGACACCCATTTTGTAAAAAAGTATTTTACCCCCG
- a CDS encoding GNAT family N-acetyltransferase: MNNVIIRDAREDDLPAMLEIYNDVIVNTTAVYSEQPHTLQMRKDWYYDRVNNNFPVFVAAIDGKVAGYCSFGHFRVWPCYRYTAELSVYVEASFRGKGISKIMLQSLIDAALQMNIHALLAGISADNEISINLHRSFGFTEVAHFKEVGYKFNRWLDLKFLELLLTNVPVTT, encoded by the coding sequence ATGAACAACGTAATAATTAGAGATGCACGCGAGGATGACCTGCCGGCGATGCTTGAGATTTATAATGACGTAATAGTAAACACAACTGCAGTGTATAGTGAGCAACCGCATACCCTGCAAATGCGGAAAGACTGGTACTATGACCGGGTTAACAACAACTTCCCTGTATTTGTGGCTGCTATTGATGGCAAGGTAGCCGGTTATTGCAGTTTTGGGCATTTCAGGGTTTGGCCATGTTACCGCTATACCGCTGAGTTGTCCGTGTATGTGGAAGCCTCGTTCAGAGGAAAAGGGATCAGCAAAATTATGCTGCAGTCATTAATTGACGCCGCGCTCCAAATGAATATACACGCATTGCTGGCTGGCATTAGCGCCGATAATGAAATAAGTATAAACCTCCACCGTTCATTCGGTTTTACGGAAGTAGCTCACTTTAAAGAAGTAGGGTATAAGTTTAACCGCTGGCTTGATCTTAAATTCCTGGAGTTGCTATTAACAAATGTACCGGTAACTACTTGA
- a CDS encoding c-type cytochrome: MLINKKIWVTLGLASVVSIVALTSMAPDKEFKNLKVLPKHITDRQLDQVMDEWSHSLGVHCNFCHVRNEAEKKMDFASDAKPEKEMARKMYKMMNKINQKYFEAKKDSLGMVMKSGVNCNTCHHGESHPEVKVPERRRGPGGPPPGGAPSPGGIGVPQGDHKQ; the protein is encoded by the coding sequence ATGTTGATCAACAAAAAGATTTGGGTAACATTAGGTTTAGCGTCAGTAGTTTCAATTGTAGCGCTCACTTCCATGGCCCCCGACAAGGAATTTAAAAACCTTAAAGTGCTGCCTAAGCACATTACAGACCGGCAACTTGACCAGGTAATGGATGAGTGGTCTCATTCATTGGGCGTGCATTGCAATTTTTGCCACGTACGCAACGAGGCCGAAAAGAAGATGGATTTTGCAAGTGATGCCAAACCCGAAAAGGAAATGGCCCGCAAAATGTATAAAATGATGAACAAGATCAACCAAAAATATTTTGAGGCAAAAAAGGATTCACTGGGTATGGTGATGAAAAGCGGTGTTAACTGTAACACTTGTCACCACGGCGAGTCACACCCTGAAGTAAAAGTTCCTGAACGCAGAAGAGGCCCGGGTGGCCCTCCTCCGGGTGGTGCACCTAGCCCCGGTGGCATCGGTGTTCCGCAAGGTGATCACAAACAATAA
- a CDS encoding BlaI/MecI/CopY family transcriptional regulator → MEKLSKQEEEAMQAVWQCGKGFIKDFLDLMEEPKPPYTTLASTVKNLERKGFVAGEKMGNSFRYAPVILEEDYKKKFMNGFVSDYFENSYKNLVTFFANEKKISANELKEIIKLIENPKS, encoded by the coding sequence ATGGAAAAGTTATCAAAACAAGAAGAAGAAGCAATGCAGGCAGTTTGGCAGTGCGGCAAGGGTTTTATAAAAGATTTTCTTGACCTGATGGAAGAGCCTAAACCACCCTACACCACCCTGGCATCAACCGTAAAAAACCTTGAGCGCAAGGGGTTTGTAGCGGGCGAAAAAATGGGTAACTCGTTCCGTTATGCCCCGGTAATACTGGAGGAGGACTATAAAAAGAAATTCATGAACGGCTTTGTGAGCGATTACTTTGAAAACTCTTACAAAAACCTGGTTACTTTTTTTGCCAATGAAAAAAAGATCAGTGCCAATGAATTGAAAGAGATCATAAAACTTATTGAAAACCCTAAATCCTAA
- a CDS encoding M56 family metallopeptidase — protein MPALFVFLFKVNIALLLFCAGYYLVLRHLTFYTLNRIYLVAAILFATIYPKINLSGFLENHQQIAKPVQVIVLNWQVPAKALVKPIAKPDYWVWAEVVLWTGIALFALRLMVQLYSLYKLYRSSTAAKIYDHEVRLINSDSGPFSFWKSIYINPAKHDPADLKSILLHEQIHVSEWHTLDVLLAELSTIFYWFNPGVWLMKKAVRENIEFITDRRILNTGTDSKQYQYSLVNVSFSAAPQGIVNHFNISTIKKRIIMMNAKRSSKFNLTRYAFLVPAVVVLLLVFSISKAALIKKSSPVVKSLAAVENKLTIGAIKSTAGNKAKASINLTVKSNWLNMPAAKVTDTIRKGKFFIRVDGKNDSANYIIDGVKATRNDLKALDPGKIESVVVYSGVNLNKFIPGIDDKKGVICITTINSEAGRKFKEKLDGKGGNPPVIAGVGDTGTKPNGLTKVMIVGSSSSGSGNIAGNDDSDNSITVTGSNSGANKVQAFNIVTKNGTTPATLTLRKNSKNDVIVQGYSSGKSWDTSQVRYTFSLDTGTTRHLNAKPYNIKGVVNYNSNLTFANSNSRFSLNHLSDKLVIINGKMASVSDLKKLSAFDIDKMVLKTDDETKELYGEKAKNGIVFIVTRKSR, from the coding sequence ATGCCCGCTTTATTCGTTTTCCTGTTTAAAGTAAATATTGCCCTACTGTTGTTTTGTGCAGGTTATTACCTGGTGTTAAGGCACCTTACCTTTTATACTTTAAACCGTATTTACCTGGTTGCAGCAATATTATTTGCTACCATTTACCCTAAAATAAACCTTTCCGGTTTTTTAGAGAATCACCAGCAAATAGCAAAACCGGTGCAGGTTATAGTACTTAACTGGCAGGTACCTGCAAAGGCGTTGGTTAAACCCATAGCCAAACCTGATTATTGGGTGTGGGCCGAAGTGGTTTTATGGACAGGTATAGCCTTGTTTGCCTTACGCTTAATGGTGCAGCTTTACTCATTGTACAAGCTTTACCGCAGCTCAACAGCGGCTAAGATCTACGATCACGAGGTAAGACTCATCAATAGTGATAGCGGCCCATTTTCTTTCTGGAAAAGCATTTATATCAATCCAGCAAAGCATGACCCGGCCGACCTGAAGTCAATCTTATTACACGAACAGATCCATGTTAGTGAATGGCATACGCTGGATGTGTTACTGGCGGAACTTAGCACCATATTTTATTGGTTCAATCCAGGTGTTTGGCTGATGAAAAAAGCAGTTAGAGAAAACATAGAGTTTATAACCGACAGAAGGATATTGAACACCGGAACAGATAGCAAGCAGTATCAATATAGCCTGGTAAATGTTAGCTTTTCTGCCGCGCCGCAGGGGATTGTAAACCATTTTAACATATCAACCATAAAAAAAAGAATTATCATGATGAACGCAAAAAGATCTTCTAAATTCAACCTTACCCGTTACGCATTTTTAGTTCCGGCTGTGGTAGTGCTATTATTGGTTTTCAGCATTTCAAAAGCGGCACTTATTAAAAAATCCTCCCCTGTTGTTAAGAGTTTAGCAGCTGTTGAAAACAAGCTAACTATAGGTGCGATAAAAAGCACTGCTGGTAATAAAGCTAAAGCCAGCATTAATTTAACGGTTAAAAGCAACTGGTTAAACATGCCCGCAGCGAAAGTTACAGATACCATACGAAAGGGTAAATTTTTTATTAGAGTTGACGGCAAAAATGATTCTGCAAACTACATTATAGATGGCGTTAAAGCAACCCGCAACGATTTGAAAGCACTTGACCCCGGTAAAATTGAGAGCGTTGTAGTGTACAGTGGTGTTAACCTTAACAAATTCATTCCCGGCATAGATGACAAAAAAGGGGTGATTTGTATCACCACAATTAACTCTGAGGCAGGCAGAAAATTCAAAGAGAAATTAGATGGCAAGGGTGGCAATCCCCCTGTTATAGCAGGTGTTGGCGATACCGGAACAAAACCAAATGGCTTAACCAAGGTAATGATTGTTGGTAGCAGTTCATCAGGTTCGGGCAATATAGCCGGCAATGATGATTCGGACAATAGCATAACAGTGACAGGGTCAAACAGCGGTGCTAACAAAGTTCAGGCTTTCAACATCGTAACTAAAAACGGAACTACACCCGCAACATTGACGTTACGCAAAAACTCAAAAAACGATGTAATTGTACAGGGTTATTCCAGCGGTAAAAGCTGGGACACCTCTCAGGTGAGGTATACCTTTTCTCTTGACACCGGGACCACCCGCCATTTAAACGCAAAACCATATAACATTAAAGGCGTTGTTAATTATAATTCAAACCTGACGTTTGCTAATTCAAACTCCAGGTTCAGCCTCAATCACCTTTCTGATAAGCTGGTGATCATCAATGGTAAAATGGCATCTGTATCTGATTTGAAAAAACTTTCAGCATTTGACATTGACAAAATGGTGCTTAAAACAGATGATGAAACCAAAGAACTTTACGGTGAAAAAGCCAAAAACGGTATCGTATTTATAGTGACCCGAAAGAGCAGGTAA